The Drosophila gunungcola strain Sukarami unplaced genomic scaffold, Dgunungcola_SK_2 000078F, whole genome shotgun sequence genome has a window encoding:
- the LOC128264799 gene encoding uncharacterized protein LOC128264799, which yields MDLDLSRADIIEQLKKREIYLPNVEKMPPGQLEEIYRGFVVPRPRRERDRSNPISNAMDMEQLTQRIKSVAMVGQKRPHPASPSDDAAKQIKMDLW from the exons ATGGACTTGGATCTGTCCCGTGCTGATATCATAGAACAGCTCAAAAAG AGGGAGATCTACCTCCCAAATGTGGAAAAGATGCCGCCTGGGCAGCTGGAGGAGATCTACCGGGGATTCGTGGTGCCGCGACCCAGAAGAGAGCGGGATCGCTCCAATCCCATTTCGAATGCCATGGACATGGAACAGCTGACGCAGCGCATCAAGTCGGTGGCCATGGTGGGGCAGAAACGACCACACCCAGCGAGCCCCAGCGATGATGCTGCCAAGCAAATCAAGATGGACCTGTGGTGA
- the LOC128264798 gene encoding uncharacterized protein LOC128264798, with amino-acid sequence MHLLLLLLCVPVALGEVLPLQPDLDNIQLTLRRSANRGDKLQVFQSIWGAIRSDFATDTDKVKGLYSQLGTFIRDEMQCTSGATGRSACELQQEVRRHLRSLMSQRLANLLNAEESIQTYGMYVAASVEPALVRDVLVNAIEDVYFYRPPDKLVQQLEKLFADRDEVSFRMMIEAQLTLFWRYQAMQDSSESFLFNMAHMVSKIRTHHMYASVDAGLQRRLEALARSLPPVLGLLFNPVGFCLLSRSDREYIYTTITDEWNYGLNGRQVFAWHEQNYTDSAGLIRAFVQEQHSTPVFTLRGELFKWYYYVDPTEGNRLGALRSGSPSSSTSFWSIAYVEDALIFRQRDLTLCAAEKHDKERRLVKMLPGQMHMPPSEACQWLPIECAPPK; translated from the exons ATgcacctgctcctcctcctcctctgtGTTCCAGTGGCTCTGGGCGAGGTGCTGCCCCTGCAGCCAGATTTGGACAACATTCAG TTGACCTTACGGCGGAGCGCCAATCGCGGGGACAAGCTTCAGGTGTTCCAGAGCATCTGGGGCGCCATCCGCTCCGACTTCGCCACCGACACGGACAAGGTGAAGGGCCTGTACAGCCAGCTGGGCACCTTCATCCGCGACGAGATGCAGTGCACCAGTGGGGCCACGGGTCGCTCCGCCTGTGAACTGCAGCAGGAGGTGCGGCGCCACCTGAGGAGCCTCATGTCGCAGCGCCTGGCCAATCTGCTGAACGCCGAGGAGAGCATCCAGACCTACGGCATGTATGTGGCGGCCAGTGTGGAGCCAGCCCTGGTCCGGGATGTCCTGGTAAACGCCATCGAGGATGTGTACTTCTATCGGCCGCCGGACAAGCTGGTCCAGCAGCTGGAGAAACTGTTTGCGGATCGCGATGAGGTGAGCTTCAGGATGATGATCGAGGCGCAGCTGACCCTGTTCTGGCGGTACCAGGCCATGCAGGACAGCAGCGAGTCGTTCCTCTTCAACATGGCCCATATGGTCAGCAAGATAAGGACCCATCACATGTACGCCAGCGTGGATGCAGGCCTCCAGAGGCGGCTGGAGGCGCTGGCTAGGAGTCTGCCACCTGTGCTGGGCCTGCTCTTCAATCCGGTGGGCTTCTGCCTGCTGAGTCGCTCCGATCGCGAGTACATATACACCACCATAACGGACGAGTGGAACTACGGGCTGAACGGCAGACAGGTCTTCGCCTGGCACGAGCAGAACTACACCGACTCCGCGGGCCTGATACGCGCCTTTGTCCAGGAGCAGCACTCCACTCCGGTGTTCACGCTGCGCGGCGAGCTTTTCAAATGGTACTATTACGTGGACCCCACCGAGGGCAATCGACTGGGAGCCCTGCGGTCCGGCAGTCCCAGTTCGTCGACCAGTTTCTGGTCCATCGCCTACGTGGAGGACGCCCTCATCTTCCGGCAGCGTGACCTCACGCTGTGTGCCGCCGAAAAGCACGACAAGGAGCGCCGACTGGTGAAGATGCTGCCTGGACAAATGCACATGCCTCCATCGGAGGCTTGCCAATGGCTGCCGATCGAATGTGCTCCTCCAAAATAA